Sequence from the Phaeodactylum tricornutum CCAP 1055/1 chromosome 20, whole genome shotgun sequence genome:
CCAGGGTTTGCCGACACAGAAGTCGTGTTTCGTTCTTATCTCGAATGCTGCGTCGAGTACTGGACGACCCTCCGTCGTTGCGTCGACATTCGGTCAGCTTTCGTCAATGCCGTCATTGTCTCTCTTCCGGCACTTTGATGGGTGCCGTCGACGATGACGTAGCAATATCTGCAGTATGTTTTCAAATAAACGGTTCTTATCTACTTATTACCCAACTCTCCATTGATATTATCTATTCTCACTTTTCAAGTTTTGCCTTAGACCAATAATCAATACTCAGAAACGCAATAAATGTACTAGAAACAGTGATTTCTTTTGGAGGAATATTTCAGCTCTTGCTTGCTCTCAACGGGTAAATCATTTATCCTTCGACGTCATTTCATTCTCTTAACGGACAATGTTGGGCTGTGCCACAGCTTTTATTCCGCGTTGGTCTTGACAGAACTTACATTTATGACGTGCTTCCCGCTCTTGAGAAGGAACTAGCGGGACGGAAGAGCTCTGCATCTGTTTCGCCTGGAGTTCCGTTTCTCTACGAACGACTTTTACGCCAAGAAGATACACAGACATTTCACCCCGTGTTTGTGCGTAGTAAAGGGAGGTCGAACCCGTATACCCTATCTCTTACATCGCCACAGTAGTGCCTGCATTTCCTCTCTACAGCTATACAGCGTACGTAGTGTATTGTAGATATACCATAAACGcaaacacacacacgcacactGTATTCACGTTGCCACTGTCATGACGGGCCAAGTACACGCCGTCACAAGTTCGGAAGTACACGTTCCAGAGCTTCCCGTCAAACCCATGTTGCGTGGTGTGCCGAGAGGAATTAGTCAATGCACGCAAGTAACAGAGTTTAGCGACGATGGAGTCGCCGTATCGGAAAGCGAGAGCTCGGAAGACGAGCAcgcggacgaagacgaagtgGAAAAGACATCGGAAGTCACTCGCAGTAGTTCGACTCGGATGATGGCTGCATGTACATTAGGAGTAGTAGATGAGCGATCGGATTCTTCCTCTACGAAAGAGTCGGAAAAGCGGGTTTCGCCCGTACCGGGAAGGCTCGATTCAACAAACCAGGGTTCCAGATCCATCCGCTCTGATCCCCCCAAGCCCTGTTTGAAACCCTACTCTCCGCAAGAGATTCCTGTTCTTACCAAGAACAAACGATGTGCTTGGAAGACATTGCCAAAGCCCAATCTCGAAGAAATTCACCAACGGGTACGAACAGCCGCTCCGCGAGTGGAAGCTCGTCCAAGGCACGTAACCTTTCACCAAATCATTGTACGTGCCTACGATCAGTGCATCGGTGACAACCCCTGCGTTTCGTATGGACCTCCGATCAGTTTGGATTGGGAGtaccaagaaatggaagccaTTTCGCTGGACGAATACGAAACATCACGACCTCCTCGCCGTAAACCGCGACAACTCATGCTTAACTACTACGCTCGCCGGAACATTTTGTCCTTTTGTTTCGGGGCCACCGAAGATGAACTCAAAATTGCTTCGAAACTCGCCGACAAATCGAAACGAGAGCGTAGCATGACTCGTGCCTTTTTGCCGGCACTTGCCTTGGAGAACATCGTGGAATCGGCTAACCGCAAAACAATGCGCTTTCGATCCCGACGCAAGGCTGCGGCCGACGTATAGCCGGTTGTCTCCGCCTCATTTTTGATTCTTTCTCCTGGGTTCCCACAAAGCATGGCAGTCTTGCTGTGCGCTTTTGCCCAAACACCCTTTTGATGCATACACTATCACAATAACATAAATTTCTAATTCTTTGTATTGATATTTTGTGGCGTCCAAGGTTTGATGAAAAGCTGTAAATCAACTGATCCACGAACAGTTCGCCATGGGCGCAGTAATATTTTCCTAGAAGTAGTAAattgcttacagttagctataCTTCGACCGTCGGCGAAGTTGATGTTGTGGAATCGTCTTCGGCAGATACGACTGCGTGAAGACTAGTCAAGGGGTCGCGCGCAACTTGCCGGGCCCAAGATGCTAGCAGACTAACCAAGGCGGGCTGTTCACTGTCCGAAGCGGCGAAGATAATCTCCCGAAAGCTCTCCTGTAGAGTTTCGAGACGAGCTTGGAACGACCGGACGGGCCCCGGAGCAGCTTGCGTTGTACATGCCTCGGCATCCTGGCTAGGTTTCAGCATAATACTGAGCAATGGATCATTCCAATACGAATCAATTTCCTCCATTGATTTGTCGATATCACAATAAGGGAAGGGTTCGCTGTCTTTTCTTTCAATCTCAGTTTGATGTACGCTTAAGGAGCTGGCCGGTCGAAAAGGGCTAGGCGTCAAAAAACCGGAAGGTGCGTCCAAAGGGTCGAGAGGACTCCGCCGAAACATGGGTGTAACGAAAGGTGGAGGGGTCGAACGGAGCAAGTGCTCATACTCGTACGACGCGTGTGTGGGAGACGGTGGCAATGTGTCGAACGAAAGGGGCGAGCCACAGAAAGAAGAGTGGCTTACTGAAGAAGCTGTAATAGCCGGAGACTGTTGGTGACGAACATTTCGAAAGAATGGCAAATCGGGCTCGTTGCGTGTCGGCGAGCGCTTGGCGCGCTTAGTCGGGGATTCcattggaagaaaatctCCCTCCACGCTCATGCCGCGATTGACCGCGCGTTTAGCAGAAAAATACACATGCAGTAGCCGATATTCCTGGTCTTCTCTTCCATCAGCTCCATACATCGTCCAAAGCGCAGCTCCTTTACGGCTACTGTATTCGACACGGCCTTTCGGATACGCGTAACGCTGTTGAATGGCTGTCGGCTGGGGAAATTGTGGTCCAGAAAGAGACCATGGACAAGTTTCGGCCGGAACGTTGGTCATCAACAAGTGATGGAGATGAGTAGGAGGTTCCGGGCGGTCAAcgttgtttttcttcttcttttcgggacgaagaagaacgtAAAGGCCATCTGTCACCAAAATACGAATGAGGCGCGATTTATCAAGAAGGGCCACACACTTTTACAGTTTCTTGAACGTACCTGCAAATTCAAAAGATGGGGGCGAAAGCTTCAACCCGTTGGCACCAACGGGAACAATTGTAAACTTCAGATGAGGTGGAGGAGGAAGGCCTTCGTGAAGGCACTCGAAGATTGACCGGACGTCTGAGTCGGAGAGACGGCGTATTGTTGTCATACTTTTCCGCTTCGGTGACTTTTTGTTCGTTTTACGGCTTTCGTACTTTATTGACGACATCATGGGGGTCGAAAGGAACAAGTGAAAAAATGAGGGTCTTTCGGAGCGTGGACATTATCAAACTGACAAACATGATGAGCACATTATGTTTAATAGCAGTCCAAAAACGTTGACAAGGGGCGATCGGCTTCCTGTCCATTGCCGTCGTGGTGCAGCTCCGCCAGGTACGTATGCACCTATGTTTGCCATCTATCTGCCGCTCCTCACGCACCATCATCGTCAACAGCGGTCCTACGGTCAAGGCTCGATTGAGCACAGACAATTTGAAATTTCAAAACCCCCCAGTAGATTCCGTTTCTTGAAAATTGTCACACTCGCTTTTGCCGGGAAGTGACTCTGAATTTCATCAGAAGCTATCTCAACCGTCATTACTTTTCGTTAGGCAACGAAAGTAACCATCGTTTCTCGCCTAGAAGACAAGGAAACAGCGCAGTTACCTCCGTTTCGAATCAGGGAACGCCCGAATGCTTCGGTAGCTTGCTCTCGTAGAGGATGGGAATAGCGGTTCGAAAGCACTATACATGACAATCTAGTGTGTTGGATCACAGGTTCTAGAGAATTTATGCAAGGGGATTCTCGGTGGTCCTGACTCACGGGATATGTGTTATTTCCGAAACAATTCAAGCGCCAACAAACCTGTCACAGCAACAGCCGTATACAAGTGAATCGGATGCGTATACCATGGTTTCTCCATCTGCCCCGCTTGGCGATGTCGAACATCGTGCTGGTGAAACTGTTCGTACAATCGCATTAAATTTCT
This genomic interval carries:
- a CDS encoding predicted protein; protein product: MTGQVHAVTSSEVHVPELPVKPMLRGVPRGISQCTQVTEFSDDGVAVSESESSEDEHADEDEVEKTSEVTRSSSTRMMAACTLGVVDERSDSSSTKESEKRVSPVPGRLDSTNQGSRSIRSDPPKPCLKPYSPQEIPVLTKNKRCAWKTLPKPNLEEIHQRVRTAAPRVEARPRHVTFHQIIVRAYDQCIGDNPCVSYGPPISLDWEYQEMEAISLDEYETSRPPRRKPRQLMLNYYARRNILSFCFGATEDELKIASKLADKSKRERSMTRAFLPALALENIVESANRKTMRFRSRRKAAADV
- a CDS encoding predicted protein, which encodes MMSSIKYESRKTNKKSPKRKSMTTIRRLSDSDVRSIFECLHEGLPPPPHLKFTIVPVGANGLKLSPPSFEFADGLYVLLRPEKKKKNNVDRPEPPTHLHHLLMTNVPAETCPWSLSGPQFPQPTAIQQRYAYPKGRVEYSSRKGAALWTMYGADGREDQEYRLLHVYFSAKRAVNRGMSVEGDFLPMESPTKRAKRSPTRNEPDLPFFRNVRHQQSPAITASSVSHSSFCGSPLSFDTLPPSPTHASYEYEHLLRSTPPPFVTPMFRRSPLDPLDAPSGFLTPSPFRPASSLSVHQTEIERKDSEPFPYCDIDKSMEEIDSYWNDPLLSIMLKPSQDAEACTTQAAPGPVRSFQARLETLQESFREIIFAASDSEQPALVSLLASWARQVARDPLTSLHAVVSAEDDSTTSTSPTVEV